A window of the Isosphaera pallida ATCC 43644 genome harbors these coding sequences:
- a CDS encoding glycoside hydrolase family 9 protein produces the protein MFMVSLTTTPVLTVMLVGEVPVTDDPSAAVKPPFNYAEAMQKSLYFYEAQQSGRLSPNNRVTWRGDACLTDGQDLGRDLSGGWFDAGDHWTANLTMSWAALCLATSADFYPKVWKRVGQMDELLEELVHVNDYFVRCVRELGDAAEAVRDGDSMKGAFLNNCLLPRIPVYKKGVKIGGDPI, from the coding sequence ATGTTCATGGTCTCTCTCACAACGACACCCGTTCTGACCGTCATGTTGGTGGGAGAGGTTCCCGTCACGGATGATCCCTCCGCCGCGGTCAAACCGCCGTTCAATTACGCTGAGGCGATGCAGAAGTCGCTGTATTTCTACGAGGCGCAGCAATCGGGGCGGCTCTCACCCAACAACCGCGTGACCTGGCGGGGCGACGCCTGTTTGACCGACGGTCAAGACCTCGGACGCGACCTCTCAGGAGGCTGGTTCGACGCGGGCGATCACTGGACCGCCAACCTCACCATGTCGTGGGCCGCGTTGTGTCTGGCCACCTCCGCCGATTTCTACCCCAAGGTCTGGAAGCGGGTCGGCCAAATGGATGAGTTACTTGAGGAACTCGTTCATGTCAATGATTACTTCGTCCGCTGCGTGCGAGAACTCGGCGACGCGGCCGAGGCGGTCCGCGACGGCGATTCCATGAAGGGTGCCTTCCTCAACAACTGCCTTCTACCCCGGATCCCCGTCTACAAGAAGGGCGTCAAGATCGGCGGCGACCCGATTTGA